One window from the genome of Leucobacter aridicollis encodes:
- a CDS encoding DUF7507 domain-containing protein, translated as MGWAGGATAAQADTVYEIVGNWQPGTPDTLKKGDNVASVWRFNVNDDAPAPSNDPVDNVTVTFTAHGGEFTEIPGACLTEAADPAVPLDPVSAIQDGGSTLVCNVGTRDQGTSELMLTGLRVVGNTGEITFVEAEVGGVTAELPPLNIVNPFAMDMKFDGGAISSIGEGSEQLIRFPWSLRHGPGGEPGPDSVSYTLSFTHTGGSNLRLKPNACAPIDRSFGNHPFSDDAHAAEKTAPFPATCTLTKTTGTDRYILTISGIDYSKNTLPSEDSMNGQVPLEQGWDVVASGMMQLAITYGEPGQVNFTSTEPTYTGAVTGTQVTGLTANNANQVAVSRGSRTGGWVLNQVGLPGTVWADTSRAAPGDLVRAAVSFRPPETAGKTNYGCSILDTKYVTFERVTTGSLGAGSEVNPYPGSGGIRYWYYVGNGVSNNVNPNSPNYNPDTFSCETGWGTSDWTNSPPADLGAVKAVRIHIPYSAAAGINETDSAGIARNQIESRVKQGVAAGQDVWTWAGFYDSEAKDPKWQYPFRLASDGKPGYGVYTPGTRYPWTSIGRDLLRVVSAKPVIEKTADQDVTMPGATVQFSLTYKAAALSTFDAHDAVIVDVLPEGTEYVPGSASVEPTSVNGRTLTWEIPTLPTNQERVLTYSVRVSDDAEPGQTFTNNASFSIAGQTAKASDSVKIRDGGFVQLTKNAEADKVPHASGTAENSWTVRLTSHDTQPTAFTDTIDVLPFNGDGRGTSFSGTYKLKEAVQAVSGATVYYTTADPATLVDDPKDPSNGAPGDVSGNTVNWSTTYTEDATAVRVIGPALKPSQQQEFTISVVTADATYEDRYVNRAESRSARHQLKMRTSSAFEIGAVNSVTIKKFVQDTNGVWHDANNIDNYPKYQAGDTVPYRLVVTNTGDETLKNLVIEDDKVDLAKLDPLPEGLTLLNGKAVIAELLPGEANRVVITYDVTLAAGTGEGSLVNIACVVPDAEAEGAPEEDCDPAGITVLPSSLAWEKIAAGTPDVERLAGSEWELTPVDANDQPTGDAIAVTDCVVVSAADCDGADIDPEPGKFLVKPLDDGRYRLVETRAPAGYQLDPTPRYIDVLGATVIEQPIENEQSTGPVLPLTGGMGTFAIFLGAGGVGVLVLLGLWLQRRRGQVVRN; from the coding sequence ATGGGGTGGGCTGGCGGCGCTACCGCAGCACAGGCCGACACGGTCTACGAGATCGTCGGCAACTGGCAGCCCGGAACGCCCGACACCCTGAAGAAGGGTGACAACGTAGCATCAGTCTGGCGATTCAATGTCAATGATGATGCGCCGGCTCCATCGAACGACCCCGTTGATAACGTCACCGTCACGTTTACAGCTCACGGCGGTGAGTTCACCGAGATCCCCGGCGCTTGCCTGACTGAGGCCGCGGATCCGGCGGTACCTCTCGATCCGGTGTCAGCGATCCAAGACGGCGGTTCCACGCTGGTCTGTAACGTGGGTACCCGAGACCAGGGCACATCAGAACTGATGCTCACTGGCCTCCGAGTCGTGGGTAACACCGGAGAAATCACTTTCGTCGAAGCTGAGGTCGGCGGTGTGACCGCGGAGCTCCCCCCGCTGAACATTGTGAATCCGTTCGCAATGGACATGAAGTTTGATGGCGGAGCTATCAGCTCCATCGGCGAAGGCTCGGAGCAGTTGATCCGTTTCCCGTGGTCACTTCGTCACGGCCCTGGCGGTGAGCCCGGCCCCGACTCGGTGTCATACACCCTGAGCTTTACTCATACCGGAGGCAGTAACCTTCGGCTGAAGCCCAACGCGTGCGCACCGATTGATCGGTCGTTTGGGAACCACCCGTTCTCAGACGATGCTCACGCGGCGGAGAAGACCGCACCATTCCCTGCGACCTGCACTCTCACCAAGACAACGGGTACTGACCGGTACATTTTGACGATTTCGGGTATCGATTATTCGAAGAACACGCTTCCTTCCGAGGACAGCATGAACGGTCAGGTCCCGCTCGAGCAGGGGTGGGACGTTGTTGCTTCGGGCATGATGCAGTTGGCAATCACCTACGGTGAGCCGGGCCAGGTGAACTTCACCTCCACTGAACCCACTTACACAGGCGCGGTCACGGGGACCCAAGTAACCGGCCTTACTGCGAACAACGCGAACCAAGTCGCAGTGTCACGCGGTAGCCGAACTGGCGGTTGGGTCTTGAACCAGGTCGGGCTTCCTGGCACTGTCTGGGCTGACACTTCTCGTGCTGCGCCTGGCGACCTCGTCCGTGCAGCGGTATCGTTCCGCCCGCCAGAGACCGCCGGAAAAACCAACTATGGATGCAGCATTCTCGACACCAAGTATGTAACCTTCGAACGAGTGACAACTGGCTCTCTAGGCGCGGGGTCTGAAGTGAATCCCTACCCAGGCTCAGGTGGTATCCGCTACTGGTATTACGTGGGGAATGGTGTCTCAAATAACGTAAACCCGAACAGCCCTAACTACAACCCGGACACTTTCTCGTGCGAGACAGGTTGGGGTACATCGGACTGGACGAATTCTCCCCCAGCGGACTTGGGGGCGGTTAAGGCCGTAAGAATTCACATTCCGTACTCGGCAGCAGCGGGTATTAACGAGACCGATAGTGCAGGCATAGCGCGGAACCAGATTGAGTCGCGCGTAAAGCAGGGTGTTGCTGCTGGGCAGGATGTTTGGACTTGGGCGGGATTCTACGACTCTGAAGCCAAGGACCCAAAGTGGCAATATCCATTTAGGCTCGCGAGCGACGGTAAGCCAGGTTATGGCGTGTATACCCCCGGGACGCGCTACCCCTGGACAAGCATTGGCCGAGATCTCCTGCGTGTGGTTTCTGCAAAGCCGGTGATTGAGAAGACTGCTGATCAAGACGTCACGATGCCTGGTGCAACAGTCCAGTTCTCGCTGACGTACAAGGCGGCAGCTTTGTCGACGTTTGACGCGCATGACGCTGTCATTGTCGACGTGCTTCCTGAAGGCACCGAATACGTGCCGGGGAGCGCCTCAGTTGAGCCGACTTCGGTCAATGGGCGCACGCTTACTTGGGAAATCCCCACTCTCCCGACAAACCAGGAGCGGGTACTCACCTACTCCGTGCGTGTATCGGATGATGCGGAGCCTGGACAGACGTTCACGAACAACGCCTCGTTCAGCATCGCCGGTCAGACGGCCAAAGCCTCTGACTCAGTGAAGATCCGTGACGGCGGATTCGTGCAGCTCACGAAGAACGCTGAGGCGGACAAGGTTCCGCATGCCTCAGGTACCGCGGAGAACTCGTGGACTGTGCGCTTGACGTCGCATGACACGCAGCCCACTGCATTTACTGACACGATCGATGTGCTGCCGTTTAACGGTGATGGGCGAGGTACCTCGTTCAGTGGCACGTACAAGCTGAAAGAGGCAGTTCAGGCAGTTTCAGGTGCCACTGTGTACTACACGACCGCTGACCCGGCTACGCTCGTCGATGATCCCAAGGACCCCAGTAACGGGGCCCCCGGGGACGTGTCGGGAAACACCGTGAACTGGTCGACCACGTACACAGAGGACGCCACTGCGGTTCGAGTGATCGGACCTGCGTTGAAGCCTTCACAGCAGCAGGAGTTCACCATTTCTGTGGTGACTGCGGATGCGACCTACGAGGATCGGTACGTAAACCGCGCTGAGTCGCGGTCTGCGCGCCATCAGCTGAAGATGCGTACCTCGAGTGCTTTCGAGATCGGGGCAGTGAACTCTGTCACGATCAAGAAGTTCGTGCAAGACACGAACGGTGTCTGGCATGACGCGAACAACATCGACAACTATCCGAAGTACCAGGCTGGTGACACGGTGCCATACCGGCTCGTTGTGACGAACACTGGCGATGAAACCCTGAAGAACCTCGTGATTGAGGATGACAAGGTGGATCTCGCAAAGCTCGACCCACTCCCGGAGGGCCTGACGTTGCTCAACGGTAAGGCGGTAATCGCTGAGCTTCTCCCAGGGGAAGCGAACCGTGTGGTGATCACGTATGACGTCACCCTTGCTGCTGGTACTGGTGAAGGTAGCCTGGTGAATATCGCATGTGTCGTTCCCGACGCAGAGGCAGAGGGCGCGCCCGAAGAGGACTGTGACCCCGCAGGTATCACGGTGCTGCCTTCGTCGCTCGCATGGGAGAAGATCGCTGCAGGAACTCCTGACGTTGAACGTCTCGCGGGTTCCGAATGGGAGCTCACCCCGGTTGACGCAAACGATCAGCCTACTGGCGATGCGATCGCAGTCACCGATTGCGTCGTAGTGTCAGCTGCAGACTGTGATGGTGCGGATATCGATCCGGAGCCAGGCAAGTTCCTGGTGAAGCCGCTCGATGACGGCCGCTACCGTCTTGTTGAAACTCGCGCACCAGCGGGATATCAACTTGACCCGACACCTCGTTACATCGATGTGCTCGGCGCCACAGTGATCGAACAGCCAATTGAGAACGAGCAGTCGACGGGCCCTGTGCTCCCCCTGACGGGTGGCATGGGCACCTTCGCCATCTTCCTCGGAGCTGGTGGAGTTGGAGTACTCGTGCTTCTTGGCTTGTGGCTGCAACGCCGTCGAGGTCAGGTAGTCCGGAACTAG
- a CDS encoding sigma-70 family RNA polymerase sigma factor yields the protein MALVELTRSGINDAYAELWKRHSPNLTVAIRCFTGFDADDIAQETFMRILQQIQAGKGPQTAFRAYAMMTARNIATNMSRSNAESEITGNDDDVFELSSAGSPDIGDTILEKSFTYQVFNTLPTRWQEVLWYREVEDLPVKDFCVFLGMNENSTSALLLRAREGFKQAWIAANLEPQSDLPEGCRRVVEKLPQLARGKTSAAAKRKLDAHLVDCTRCSILAGQSEEVHSRLALVLLPGILGGVGAQQFVAGLQSAASAPAAAESFAAALASQPSLLSPEVSLAKAGAIKSFTTPMALISAGALAATLALSATAAAPTTAPISRLPGTPTSIDTKRSEQTAEDQNDNATNDQEDAAADSESEVSSETEAARQDPIPTDNATPSDVGATDALTPPQPAAVAPSPLSAIPADGIEVGVYPRLVGSGAPHARIDLTVTNERGEAFSQSIVADGQGRWVFTPTKLMGTITVTGVQTYLHKGSEVTDAIANIGTYQVGRGLAISVEQTAPQQTTIRVTGLDTPTLNQVVNIQSTALGALATHQPATGPGEYVLTVPYARSELGDLRYWQGNSSVGPQRVWWRMAT from the coding sequence ATGGCTCTTGTCGAGCTCACGCGAAGCGGCATCAATGACGCATATGCAGAGTTGTGGAAACGGCACTCACCGAATCTCACCGTCGCGATTCGATGCTTCACTGGGTTCGACGCGGACGATATTGCCCAAGAGACGTTCATGCGCATCCTCCAGCAGATCCAGGCCGGGAAAGGCCCGCAAACAGCATTCCGGGCGTACGCGATGATGACTGCGCGAAATATCGCTACAAACATGTCCCGGAGTAACGCCGAATCAGAGATCACAGGCAACGACGATGACGTGTTTGAACTTTCCTCAGCTGGATCGCCAGATATTGGCGACACCATCCTTGAGAAATCATTCACTTACCAAGTGTTCAATACACTCCCCACGCGCTGGCAGGAAGTTCTTTGGTACCGAGAGGTGGAAGACCTCCCTGTAAAAGACTTCTGCGTCTTCCTCGGAATGAACGAGAACAGCACCTCAGCACTGCTGCTTCGCGCGCGAGAAGGGTTTAAGCAAGCATGGATTGCAGCGAATCTTGAACCTCAATCAGATCTCCCCGAGGGGTGCAGGCGGGTTGTTGAGAAACTCCCGCAGCTCGCGCGTGGAAAAACTAGCGCCGCCGCAAAGAGAAAGCTGGACGCCCACCTCGTAGACTGCACAAGGTGCTCAATCCTTGCGGGGCAATCCGAGGAAGTCCACTCGCGCCTCGCCCTTGTATTGCTGCCAGGAATTCTCGGTGGAGTGGGTGCTCAACAGTTTGTCGCAGGGCTTCAATCGGCAGCTTCAGCACCTGCTGCAGCTGAAAGCTTCGCGGCCGCACTTGCGTCGCAGCCTTCACTATTGTCCCCCGAGGTCAGCCTCGCTAAAGCAGGCGCGATCAAGTCATTTACGACGCCCATGGCGCTGATCTCGGCGGGAGCCCTTGCTGCGACCCTTGCTCTCTCTGCGACGGCAGCAGCACCCACAACCGCTCCAATTAGTCGTCTACCGGGAACTCCAACGTCCATCGATACAAAACGATCCGAACAAACCGCTGAGGATCAGAATGACAACGCGACCAACGATCAGGAAGACGCTGCTGCGGATAGTGAGTCGGAGGTTTCAAGCGAAACAGAAGCTGCACGCCAAGACCCGATTCCAACCGACAATGCAACGCCTTCAGACGTAGGTGCCACTGATGCTCTCACGCCTCCTCAGCCGGCGGCGGTGGCCCCGTCACCTTTAAGCGCGATACCAGCAGATGGCATCGAGGTGGGCGTCTACCCCAGACTCGTTGGATCCGGAGCCCCACATGCTCGTATCGACCTCACGGTTACCAATGAACGAGGTGAGGCGTTTAGCCAGAGTATCGTGGCTGACGGGCAAGGACGTTGGGTCTTCACACCTACGAAATTGATGGGAACAATCACCGTCACCGGCGTCCAGACCTACTTGCACAAAGGCTCCGAGGTCACAGATGCTATCGCCAACATCGGGACCTATCAGGTTGGTAGGGGTCTTGCGATAAGTGTTGAACAGACAGCACCGCAACAAACCACGATTCGGGTCACGGGGCTTGATACCCCGACCCTCAACCAGGTGGTGAACATTCAATCGACCGCACTGGGAGCGCTTGCCACTCACCAGCCTGCAACGGGCCCCGGCGAGTACGTGCTGACAGTCCCCTACGCGCGGTCTGAGCTCGGAGATCTTCGATACTGGCAAGGGAACTCCTCGGTGGGGCCTCAGCGCGTCTGGTGGCGAATGGCGACCTAA
- a CDS encoding glycerophosphodiester phosphodiesterase: MTEIWAHARGEGAPIANLLSSYEQAVLEAPDGLELDVHRTRDGHLVCAHDPVLYDEAGKAWDIGALDYAELSHYVDPRTTGPEGRVSRLDEVYELLRPTGMRLNIEAKNLERRYPMMAETIAASVAASGMADRIVVSAFHHRLLLDLRTHAPGLALAALYADGLIRPWDYLAGIDIQEVHPHFTSLRDKQTVVGLLEAGITIRAWTVNDSALWYELAKLGVHAIITDFPVSARAAIGRQGELLSAQRS; encoded by the coding sequence ATGACAGAGATCTGGGCCCACGCACGAGGCGAGGGCGCCCCAATTGCAAACCTCCTCTCCTCCTACGAACAGGCGGTGCTCGAAGCCCCCGACGGCCTTGAACTCGACGTGCACCGCACCCGCGACGGCCACCTCGTCTGCGCGCATGACCCTGTGCTCTACGACGAGGCCGGCAAGGCCTGGGATATCGGGGCGCTCGACTATGCCGAGCTGAGTCACTACGTCGATCCGCGAACCACAGGCCCTGAGGGGCGTGTCAGCAGGCTCGACGAGGTCTACGAGCTTCTCCGGCCAACGGGCATGCGGCTGAACATCGAGGCAAAGAACCTCGAACGCCGCTACCCGATGATGGCCGAGACAATCGCAGCCTCTGTCGCGGCCTCCGGCATGGCAGACCGCATCGTGGTGAGCGCATTTCACCACAGGTTGCTCCTCGACCTGCGCACCCACGCACCGGGCCTCGCGCTCGCGGCGCTCTATGCAGACGGCCTCATTCGTCCGTGGGACTATCTCGCGGGCATCGATATCCAGGAGGTGCATCCGCACTTCACTTCTCTCCGCGACAAGCAAACCGTTGTCGGACTACTGGAAGCAGGAATTACCATCCGTGCCTGGACTGTCAACGATTCAGCCCTCTGGTACGAACTTGCGAAATTGGGAGTCCACGCGATTATCACAGACTTCCCGGTGTCTGCACGAGCTGCCATCGGGCGACAAGGAGAATTGCTCTCCGCCCAACGCTCGTAG
- a CDS encoding MurR/RpiR family transcriptional regulator codes for MNTHPTPAAGAEATRGALITDRIQLALPRLSQAHQHIAHYILGNIEQVTHLSAAQLATAAGVSQPSVTRFCQALGLASYQALLLGVAEEVGHGNATLNRPLVGGLSPDDSLEQVANTLTRLDIDAMELVARQLDFAAIEAAAQMIAGARHTDVYGVGASGLIAQELELRLFRLGVPIRAWVETHAAATSAALRSSSDAIVAISASGRTRETYEALLTGKERGAKTIALTSDPASPVALVADLHLTTMGTGTTYRTASFAARHGQLLLVDILYTRIAQLDHDRALEAVAATAHIVTNHRVRDARPAQKDAE; via the coding sequence ATGAACACACACCCCACCCCAGCAGCAGGGGCCGAAGCCACGCGCGGTGCGCTCATCACCGATCGCATTCAGCTCGCGCTGCCGCGCCTCTCGCAGGCGCATCAGCACATCGCGCACTACATTCTCGGCAACATCGAGCAGGTGACCCACCTGTCGGCCGCGCAACTCGCCACAGCTGCGGGCGTCTCGCAGCCCTCCGTGACGAGGTTCTGCCAGGCGCTCGGGCTCGCGAGCTACCAGGCGCTGCTGCTCGGCGTCGCAGAAGAGGTCGGGCACGGCAACGCGACCCTCAATCGTCCGCTTGTCGGCGGGCTCAGCCCAGACGACAGCCTGGAGCAGGTCGCGAACACCCTCACCAGGCTCGACATTGACGCGATGGAACTCGTCGCCCGCCAGCTCGACTTCGCGGCAATTGAGGCCGCGGCCCAGATGATCGCCGGCGCCAGACACACCGACGTCTACGGCGTCGGTGCGAGCGGCCTCATCGCGCAAGAGCTCGAGCTGCGGCTCTTCCGCCTCGGCGTGCCCATCCGGGCCTGGGTCGAAACACACGCCGCAGCCACGTCGGCTGCCCTGCGCAGCTCCTCCGACGCGATCGTCGCGATCTCGGCCTCGGGGCGCACGCGCGAAACCTACGAGGCGCTGCTCACCGGGAAAGAGCGCGGGGCGAAGACCATCGCCCTGACGAGCGACCCGGCCTCACCAGTGGCGCTTGTCGCAGACTTGCACCTCACCACGATGGGCACCGGAACAACGTACCGCACCGCCTCGTTCGCCGCGCGACACGGGCAACTACTGCTCGTCGATATTCTCTACACCCGCATCGCCCAGCTCGACCACGATCGGGCCCTAGAAGCCGTTGCAGCGACCGCGCACATTGTCACCAACCACCGGGTGCGCGACGCTCGCCCCGCACAGAAAGACGCAGAATGA
- a CDS encoding sugar isomerase domain-containing protein, giving the protein MTERIVEFHDEVARRLAQLTCTAEEGGFDAAIELLSETVAADGVIHAFGTGHSEAFAMEIAGRAGGLIPTNKVALRDVVIRGNRDVSALTGFPPLERDPEIGDELFSTILREPQDAFIIASNSGVNGSIVGMALRAKAAGHPVIAVTSLQHTSRVTPTHPSGKRLSEIADIVIDNLAPYGDAVLSGSTPVGAVSSITSAFIAQLLTVGISERLERAGQAPPVFLSANIPGGDEHNRRHETHYGERIRRIA; this is encoded by the coding sequence ATGACAGAACGCATCGTGGAGTTTCACGATGAAGTCGCGCGCCGACTCGCTCAGCTGACATGCACCGCCGAGGAAGGCGGCTTTGACGCCGCCATCGAACTTCTCAGTGAAACCGTCGCGGCTGACGGGGTGATCCACGCATTTGGCACCGGCCATTCCGAGGCTTTCGCGATGGAGATTGCAGGTCGCGCCGGTGGCCTGATCCCGACGAACAAGGTCGCGCTTCGAGACGTCGTAATCCGCGGTAATCGTGACGTCAGCGCTCTCACTGGATTCCCGCCGCTGGAGCGCGATCCCGAAATAGGCGATGAGCTCTTCTCCACGATCCTTCGCGAGCCGCAAGATGCTTTCATTATCGCCTCGAACTCCGGGGTTAACGGTTCCATCGTAGGTATGGCGTTGCGCGCAAAGGCTGCAGGCCACCCTGTCATTGCGGTCACGAGTCTCCAGCACACCTCACGGGTCACCCCAACCCACCCGAGCGGAAAGCGCCTGAGCGAAATCGCCGACATTGTTATCGACAACCTCGCCCCCTATGGCGACGCCGTGCTCTCCGGATCCACGCCGGTCGGCGCTGTCTCCTCGATCACTTCGGCGTTTATCGCGCAGCTGCTCACCGTTGGCATCTCGGAACGACTCGAGCGGGCGGGGCAAGCACCCCCCGTGTTCCTCTCCGCAAACATCCCTGGAGGCGACGAGCACAACCGCCGCCACGAAACCCACTATGGCGAGCGCATCCGTCGCATCGCCTAA
- the ngcE gene encoding N-acetylglucosamine/diacetylchitobiose ABC transporter substrate-binding protein has protein sequence MYTPRFTMSRRVLTAAAGATVLALSLGACAATPGGPAERPSQGSDTTGDAKNPFGVAAGSTVDAVIFDNANNVAFFDTVTPTMQELHEVDLKVTPSTQIAQQVQPRFVAGTPPDLLHSAGSGSIPVASMLPDIEDLTSVTNAMNLDGEPIADTLYPGVLDLAKYDGKLAAVNYSLNVHAMWYSKSMFDKYGWEAPKTWDEAMELGAAAKKEGKYLFTWGKEGSAYYLSLAIDSAVKEGGRDVLASLANLEADSWSQPEVQQSFTALKEIVDAGYFIPGGAGTQFKAAQAQWSLKQEALMYPTGSWIEGEMGDEIADGFEMVGAPAPTITTQSALPYEAMRFAGGNRFVVPSDAANAAGAKETLRVMLSPDAAAEFSRINKSLTIVKDTVPADGFGSTSLVSARDLLDNAGENAFAWDFTDAYPFGDDKTRIWNDFLSGSIDVDTLTSEMQKLSDKIREDDSIVKIKVGK, from the coding sequence ATGTATACACCACGTTTCACCATGTCCCGTCGCGTGCTCACGGCAGCAGCGGGAGCAACCGTGCTCGCGCTTTCCCTCGGCGCGTGCGCGGCAACGCCCGGAGGGCCAGCCGAGCGCCCGAGCCAGGGCAGCGACACCACGGGTGATGCGAAGAATCCGTTCGGCGTCGCGGCAGGCAGCACCGTCGACGCGGTGATCTTTGATAACGCGAACAACGTCGCGTTCTTCGACACCGTCACCCCGACCATGCAAGAGCTCCATGAGGTTGACCTGAAGGTCACCCCGTCGACGCAGATCGCCCAGCAAGTGCAGCCCCGATTCGTCGCTGGCACACCACCAGACTTGCTGCACTCCGCCGGCTCAGGTTCCATCCCCGTCGCGTCGATGCTCCCAGACATCGAAGACCTCACCTCGGTCACGAACGCGATGAACCTGGATGGCGAGCCCATCGCCGACACGCTGTACCCCGGCGTGCTCGACCTCGCAAAGTACGATGGCAAGCTTGCGGCGGTCAACTACTCGCTCAACGTTCATGCAATGTGGTACTCGAAGTCGATGTTCGACAAGTACGGTTGGGAAGCGCCAAAGACCTGGGATGAGGCCATGGAACTTGGCGCCGCCGCAAAGAAAGAGGGGAAGTACCTCTTCACCTGGGGCAAGGAGGGTTCGGCCTACTATCTCTCGCTCGCCATCGACAGCGCAGTGAAGGAGGGCGGCCGCGATGTGCTCGCTTCCCTTGCAAACCTCGAGGCCGACTCCTGGAGCCAGCCAGAGGTGCAGCAGTCGTTCACCGCCCTCAAGGAGATCGTCGATGCTGGCTACTTCATTCCCGGCGGCGCGGGCACGCAGTTCAAGGCGGCTCAGGCGCAGTGGAGCCTCAAACAGGAGGCCCTGATGTACCCGACCGGGTCGTGGATCGAGGGCGAGATGGGCGACGAGATCGCCGATGGCTTCGAGATGGTCGGAGCCCCGGCGCCGACGATCACCACACAATCAGCTCTGCCATATGAGGCGATGCGTTTCGCGGGCGGCAACCGCTTCGTAGTGCCGTCTGATGCCGCGAATGCCGCGGGCGCAAAAGAGACGCTCCGCGTCATGCTCTCTCCTGATGCGGCCGCAGAATTCTCGCGCATCAACAAGTCGCTCACTATCGTGAAAGACACCGTGCCAGCTGACGGATTCGGCTCCACATCGCTGGTGTCGGCCCGAGACCTGCTCGACAACGCAGGCGAAAATGCGTTCGCGTGGGATTTCACCGACGCATACCCCTTCGGCGACGACAAGACCCGCATCTGGAACGACTTCCTCTCGGGCAGTATCGACGTCGACACGCTCACAAGTGAGATGCAGAAGCTCTCGGACAAGATTCGCGAAGACGACTCGATCGTGAAGATCAAGGTGGGCAAGTGA
- a CDS encoding carbohydrate ABC transporter permease, which translates to MTETVTALPGAPGRARARGPRGGFDRVSMLAVFVGVPLALYLVFVIWPMLQAAVYSFTDWSGFSGSFGFVGLNNYVELFRDESFLIAIRNSLIILAALPVLSLAIGLLLAVMVTIAGPSRGGVRGVRGSAFYRVVAFFPAVIPSIIIGIIFAQVYDPNNGILNGALTGIGLEQFQSFAWLGEASTAMAATIAAMVWATSGFYMVLFIAAIRGIDTELFEAARLDGAGRMRITLSIVLPGIAANVKTSYVYAGIAALDSFVFLQAFNPSGGPKRSTLGITQEIYSTAFQEGRFGLACAMGILLTLLTFAFVGLTHRPRKKAAR; encoded by the coding sequence GTGACCGAGACCGTCACCGCACTACCAGGGGCCCCCGGTCGCGCTCGCGCCCGGGGGCCCCGCGGGGGCTTTGACCGGGTCTCTATGCTCGCCGTATTCGTCGGAGTGCCCCTCGCGCTCTACCTCGTCTTCGTGATCTGGCCGATGCTGCAGGCGGCCGTCTACTCGTTCACCGATTGGAGTGGCTTCAGCGGCAGTTTCGGCTTCGTTGGGCTGAACAACTACGTCGAACTCTTTCGCGACGAGTCGTTTCTCATCGCGATCCGCAACAGCCTCATTATTCTCGCGGCGCTTCCAGTTCTGTCGCTCGCGATTGGTCTGCTGCTCGCGGTCATGGTCACTATCGCCGGTCCCTCCCGCGGCGGTGTGCGGGGCGTGCGCGGCTCAGCGTTCTACCGGGTGGTCGCCTTCTTTCCTGCCGTGATCCCGTCGATCATCATCGGCATTATCTTTGCGCAGGTCTACGACCCGAACAACGGCATCCTCAACGGCGCCCTGACCGGGATCGGGCTCGAACAGTTTCAATCCTTCGCGTGGCTTGGGGAGGCATCGACCGCGATGGCAGCGACAATCGCCGCCATGGTGTGGGCCACGTCGGGTTTCTACATGGTGCTATTCATCGCAGCGATTCGCGGCATCGACACCGAGCTGTTTGAGGCAGCGCGGCTCGATGGCGCCGGCCGCATGCGCATCACCCTGTCGATCGTGCTCCCTGGTATTGCCGCGAACGTGAAAACCTCGTACGTGTACGCGGGCATCGCTGCCCTCGACTCATTCGTCTTTCTCCAGGCGTTCAACCCGAGCGGGGGGCCCAAACGGTCGACCCTTGGCATCACCCAGGAGATCTACTCGACAGCGTTTCAGGAGGGCCGGTTCGGGCTTGCGTGCGCCATGGGTATCCTACTCACTCTGCTCACATTCGCTTTTGTCGGACTCACACACAGGCCACGAAAGAAGGCTGCACGGTGA